TAGCAAACCCCCTCATCTTTTAATTCTACATTTGTTATTTGTCATATATCTAAGCAGGAGGTGGGATGAATCTCATAATATTAAACCTGTTTGTAATATTAAAGACTTCTTTTCAAATTGCCCATTAGCTTATAACGGTTGACCCTTTGTTTATAAAAGGCTATAATAATACTTACTGAAAAGTAAGGAGCTATGTATGCCACCTAACATTGTATTTATCGTCGGAGAACCTGAATATAATTCACACATCTCGATGCCGCCAGTAGCTGAAGAACTGCAGAAGAAATTCGGTTACGAGACAAAGGTCATCACGTCAAGCATTATCCCTGATGAGCCGGACTTCTTACTGAGTGAGTTTCCCGGACTAGAGGCGCTCGCTGACGCAGATCTCGCAGTATTTTTCACTCGCTTTCGTAATATTTCGGTAGAACAATTTGAGATTATTAAATCTTATCTTGAATCCGGCAGGCCGGTAGTCGGCTTGCGCGCTGCAAACCATGCATTCAAATTCCCCGATGACTCACCCCTTCAAAGCTGGAACGAAGGCTTTGGCAGAAGCATATTCGGTACCCCGTGGCGAATGCACTATGGTCATGAATCAAGCACCGATGTTCGAGTTATCCCCGAAATGGCCAATCATCAGATTTTAGAAGGCGTGGAAAATAGTTTTCACGTACGTTCCCCGCTATACTACGTTATGCCCCTGCCTGGCGCATGTAAAACGCTTTTAGAGGGCACATCCATCGGCCCCAGTGATTTTGAAGAACGAGTGGATAATCCTGTCGCCTGGACGAATGTTTCCAATGAGGCGCGTGTTTTCTACACTTCAATGGGTCACCCTGAAGATTTCGAGAACAATTCCTTCAAAACCCTCCTTTTCAACGGCATCCAATGGGCGCTGGGAAAATAAAAGCTTAAATATAATAACCCCTCTTTCTTCAAGCGAAAGAGGGGTTATTATATTTTGCCTTATCACTTTAAACTAATCAGCTTACGTTAAAAACACAGCCACCGATTGGCGGAGCATATCCCAGTAGTTGGGTTCATGGTGGGTTTCTAGGATAATTGAGAGGGCACGAGTAGTTTCGGGGTTGAACTGTGTTCCACTGCCTTTCCGAACCATTTCCAGGGCCATATCATGTCCATAGGCAGTCTTCCAGAAGGAGTATTGAGTCACGGCGGCGATAACAGCCGCTTCTTTAGGCAAACGAGCGCTCTTGGCTCTGGGAAGTATGCCATCACCGTTCCAGAAATCATGATGATATCTGACAATCGGCGCTAACTCGCGGAGATACACAATGTTTTCGAGCATCGCTGCTCCGGCTTCGGCATGACGAATAAAAGTAAAACGCTCTGCTTCGGTTAATTGTTCGAGATTGTTAATAATGCGATAAGGCACTGCCGCCAGGCCAATGTCTCGCAGATAAGCTGCGAATTCAAGTCGGCGCATCTCCCTTCCCGAAAACCGCATCTGCTGACCAACTCCAAGAGATAGAAGAACCACTTGTTGCGTCGTGCCATAAAGGCCGTTGGAGCGAGCATCGATTGCGCGAGCAAAAGCAGCCAAACCTTGTTTGTAAATCGCCCGCATCTCACGAGGAAGAACCACCCAAGCATGATAGCAAAGCGCTATCACCACCGGAAGTCCCACTATCAACACAACCAACGTCAGGGCGTTCATACGTTCATCCCCTCAACGACTTCAGTAAAGGCGGCTACCACCTTCGGATCAAACTGGCTGCCGGCATTATTTCGTAGTTCTTGAATCGCTTCAGGCAAGGTTCTCGGCATGCGATAAGGACGTTTTTCGCCAATCTCACTGTCAACCACCATCGCATCAAAAGCATCAACAACGGCGATAATCTTAGATTGGATGGGAATCTGATCGTCCCTTAAACCATGCGGGTAGCCTTTACCGTCTGGGCGCTCATGATGGGAACCGACCCAATCGGAAAGTGACTCGAAAAGAGTTATTTCGCTCAAAATCTGTGCGCCTGTTTCAGGGTGTTTATGGATGACTTTCCATTCATCTTCATTTAGCTTGCCTGGCTTATCGAGTATTTCCTCACTGACAGCGATTTTCCCAATATCATGAAGCATCGCTGCATCAGACACCAGTTCTGCATCTTCCTCGCTTAATCCCAAACAAGAAGCAGTCTTTGCTCCCCAAACAGATACGCGATAAAGATGGCCGCTAGTGTAGGGATGTGCATGTTGGATCATCAAGCCAAGTGCGCGAACAGTTTCTCGATAGGTATTCATCTGCCTATGCCGCAATCGCAGGTAGTTACGAGCAGCAAGGACAGGGACGAAGACAGCAACCATCGACCAGCCATGCGTCAAGTTATAGGGTGCGATCACAATCAGCGCTATCAAGCCGTGAATCACATATTTAGGGCCAACCATCCGCCATTGGGTACTCAACCAATAAAACATCGAACGCCCTTCGATACGTGATTTCATCCAGGCAACAGCAGAGCTATTGATTGCCATATATAAGCCGACGCTGAGGATGGATGCCCATAACATTCCTGTTGAGAGATAGCTTGCGCGTGAATAAGGAATGAGGGAAATAAGAATTCCTGCGCCAATTGCGCTAATCATTGCCTGGCTGGCATTGAAGCTTATCCACAGCCAACGGTGAATATCTTTACGTCTGCGCAGAGCCATATACCCGGCAAACATCGTAACAAACCCATCGATTAAACCACCAGCAAGAGCGCCATGGACGACGATGGCCGCACAGATGACCGGCATGGTAGCTGTGACGTGAATTCCTGTATTGCCCAATTGGACAGGCAGCAACTCAGCAGCCAACGCGAGAACAAGCAGGCCAATAATAGCCTGCCATTCGCGGACTTCGATCGGCGAATTAAACCAGCCAACTACTAAGAGCGCTAAACATACCGTCAGCGTCAGCAAAAGCGCTGACACCGGCACTCCATCTAATCTATTATTTCGAAGCACCTGTCCACCCCTTAAAACCTCAACGAGGTTTGGTCGAGCGGATATAAGTTTTATTTTCGCTTCAACGCTACTAGGTTCCTAGGCGGTGAAGCATGATACGCCATAATGGCCGAACTTTAATCCCAAAAACTCTCGCCCTCGGTTTCCGTTGATCGGATGCAAATAAAGTTATCTTCCCCCCGAACCCGGTGGAAGGGGATAGAGTATAAATTTGGCGCCGCTCGTTGAAAAGAGTGCGGTCACCATACATAACGCTTGAATCCAGCGTTTCAATACGGCACCTCCCTATTAGGAGCAAATTTCGCCGCTTCGCTCGTTGGCATATACCCAACATTTAGGTTTCCAAGGAAATATGACACGAAAGGAGAAGCTTGCTATCCCGAAATTTCTTCTTCGGAAGTTTCGACGGGCATAAGTACAACAGCAAATGCGGGGAATGCCTGTACTCGCCGATTGACTGCATCCAAGGTAGCAAGAACTGTCGCTTTAAAGGGGTCCTGACGCACAAGCGCCGACCCGATTAGCTGATCTTCTCTCGATTCAATGAGCATATTCACTACTACAATAACATAAGGTTTCCCAGCTACAATTAGCGCTGAGTTCACCTCTTCTATCGCAAACTGCCAAGTCCATCCATTAAAGACGAAGCGAACCATATCCCGTTAATTCATCGACCTGAACAATACTGATCTTCTTATGGTCGATTGTCGCTTCTCTCCCCTCAATTCTAGAGGTGAATTCAGTGTAACACATAGCTGGTATAAATGCAAGAAAATAATACGGTCAGAAGTAGGAATTAGCTTCCAGTTTTTAGTACGAACGTCCCTTGCGCCGATGCTTTCTTAATCTTTCTCTATCTCGATCTCGAAAAGGAATCCGTCTAACCCTGGGTAGGCCTCAGGGCCGTTTAGAAGGGCGGATATGCTTACCAACAGCTTTTAGAGGAGATTGCTTCGGCTCAATCAGCCTCGCAATGACACTAATGTGGTATGCCTATCACCTATCTCCCCCGTGTATACTTATTACCGCGCTAATAAGGGAGGCAGTTATGTTAACTCGAAAAGAATTTGAAACAGCCCAAGTGAGGGCGCTTGAATATATGAAGAAAGCCGGAGTGGCGCTCACTGACGAAGAGACGAAGCGGATTGAGGTGGCGGATTTTGGATTAAGTGAGTTGAACTCTTCAGGGCTTGAGTTAGCTGTTTTGATAAACAATGACCGGTATTGCGTGAAGCAACTCGCGCTCTTTCCGCGACAAACTTGTCCGGAACATGTCCACCCGCCGATTAATGGCGAGATAGGGAAGCAGGAGACTCTTCGATGCGTTTGGGGTGAAATCTTTCTTTGCGTTGAGGGTGAATCAACCCCTAACCCAAAAGCCCAGCCCCCTGCTTCACGCAAGTCCACTTACACTTCCTGGAATGAGATTGTGCTTAAACCAGGACAGCAGCATACCGTTGTTCCGGGCACCCTCCACTGGTTCCAAGGCGGAGACCAGGGTGCAGTTGCCATCGTTTTTTCCAGCACCAGCCGTGATGAATCGGATGTCTTTACCGATCCTGATATCAAGCGCGCAACGATTATCGAAGATTAGTTCTTTTTCATCTTTTGCACAATCACTTTAAGGGCGGTAGAGACTGCTTCAACGCCCTCTTTCCCATCATTAGTTGCCATAAGCGTCACAAACACACGTTCGTTCGACCAATAAGTCATCGTAGCGCCATTTGACGACATAGTGAAACCTTCACCAACCCCCTTGGTCTTAGTCAGCTTTTCATTCTTGAACATCTTTTTCCAATAAGCCACAAACGCCTTCGACGCCTTCTGACTCTTCATAAAATGAGTGGTTAAAGTCAGATAGACATTGTCCTTGTGGTAAATCTTCTGAGCGGCTTCCTGTACTCCGTTATCGATGTAGAGCATATAGCCGCCATCATAAATCTCTGTGAGGCTCTCACCCTTACCAAAACGGAAAGAACCTGCAACTTCTTTCCACCCTTTAAGCTCCTTGGCGCTGGGGAGAAGCTTTGCGCTCGGGCTTGTCATTCCAGCAGGAACTTGTTGACCCACAGAAATGATCGCCATCAATAAACAACCAATGAAAGCTAAAACGCGCATATTCATCTCCTCTACGCTAAATCTTAAAGTTTTCGACAACTCGAATCTTGGATGGGGCATTTGTTCCCAAGCCAAGCTTAGCGGCCGTTTCTAAATAACCAACCGGTCTACCCGCTTCCGCTAAAGTTGGAAGCTTAATCTCTTTGCGCCTGTCCTCGATGATCTGCCATCCGGAGTGATCTAACGCTACCGGATCAGTGCCGACGAGAATACCGTTATAATCCCACAGGAAGCCAGGATTAAGACCAGGGCCGCCATTAGCAAGCGGACGAATTGCGTCGCAGACAATAAGACGCGTCTTGCTGCGTATAACCGGAACAGAATAGAGGTCGGCGAGGAAGGGGTTGCAGTTATTACCATGCTGCGCTCCCGCATTATTTATCGAGCCATAATGATTCTTAAAGCTAAGAGTAACTCCTGCAATGCCATGATCCTTAAGAATAGGCACATTCACAAGGGCGGTAATACGTTCGGTTAGAATTTTGCTCAAGCGGCCTTTAAATGAGCCTTGTTGAGTTTCGGCTGTATCATAATCGGAGTTAGTCCCAAAGTATTTCACCCCTGGTTTATCTCGATTAATCTCATAGCCATTTTTTGCCAAATCACCATCACTACGATCCCAAACGATAATGTTATCCGGCTTCACTCCCGCCAGCTTCAATCCTGCAATAACTGCATTAACTACTTCAGCATGGGTTGATGCTCCGGGGCCGAAAAGGCAGTTAATTTTGATGCCGACTACATCTTTCGGTGTAAAATAAGTACTCCAAGCGGCGGTATCAGTACGGGTATTGCTCATTTTGCGAACGCCCTCAAAAACCATCGCTTGAATAATTTCCGCGTTGAACTTATGTGCCGCATCCTGCGCATTTTTATTGCGGACGTTGATAACCGTTGAAGAGTACTTATTCTCTTTCGCAAAAACCGGAGCCAGCTTTCCACCGACTAATAGCCCTGCTCCTGCTGCGGTAATTCCTTTTAAAAAAGTTCTTCTAGATTGTTTTCCTTCCATTTTGTGCTCCCTTTTAATGCGATAGTTGTTGCTCTTTCTAATGCGACG
This portion of the bacterium genome encodes:
- a CDS encoding HD domain-containing phosphohydrolase; the protein is MNALTLVVLIVGLPVVIALCYHAWVVLPREMRAIYKQGLAAFARAIDARSNGLYGTTQQVVLLSLGVGQQMRFSGREMRRLEFAAYLRDIGLAAVPYRIINNLEQLTEAERFTFIRHAEAGAAMLENIVYLRELAPIVRYHHDFWNGDGILPRAKSARLPKEAAVIAAVTQYSFWKTAYGHDMALEMVRKGSGTQFNPETTRALSIILETHHEPNYWDMLRQSVAVFLT
- a CDS encoding HD-GYP domain-containing protein; the protein is MLRNNRLDGVPVSALLLTLTVCLALLVVGWFNSPIEVREWQAIIGLLVLALAAELLPVQLGNTGIHVTATMPVICAAIVVHGALAGGLIDGFVTMFAGYMALRRRKDIHRWLWISFNASQAMISAIGAGILISLIPYSRASYLSTGMLWASILSVGLYMAINSSAVAWMKSRIEGRSMFYWLSTQWRMVGPKYVIHGLIALIVIAPYNLTHGWSMVAVFVPVLAARNYLRLRHRQMNTYRETVRALGLMIQHAHPYTSGHLYRVSVWGAKTASCLGLSEEDAELVSDAAMLHDIGKIAVSEEILDKPGKLNEDEWKVIHKHPETGAQILSEITLFESLSDWVGSHHERPDGKGYPHGLRDDQIPIQSKIIAVVDAFDAMVVDSEIGEKRPYRMPRTLPEAIQELRNNAGSQFDPKVVAAFTEVVEGMNV
- a CDS encoding ThuA domain-containing protein, whose translation is MPPNIVFIVGEPEYNSHISMPPVAEELQKKFGYETKVITSSIIPDEPDFLLSEFPGLEALADADLAVFFTRFRNISVEQFEIIKSYLESGRPVVGLRAANHAFKFPDDSPLQSWNEGFGRSIFGTPWRMHYGHESSTDVRVIPEMANHQILEGVENSFHVRSPLYYVMPLPGACKTLLEGTSIGPSDFEERVDNPVAWTNVSNEARVFYTSMGHPEDFENNSFKTLLFNGIQWALGK
- a CDS encoding DUF362 domain-containing protein, with translation MEGKQSRRTFLKGITAAGAGLLVGGKLAPVFAKENKYSSTVINVRNKNAQDAAHKFNAEIIQAMVFEGVRKMSNTRTDTAAWSTYFTPKDVVGIKINCLFGPGASTHAEVVNAVIAGLKLAGVKPDNIIVWDRSDGDLAKNGYEINRDKPGVKYFGTNSDYDTAETQQGSFKGRLSKILTERITALVNVPILKDHGIAGVTLSFKNHYGSINNAGAQHGNNCNPFLADLYSVPVIRSKTRLIVCDAIRPLANGGPGLNPGFLWDYNGILVGTDPVALDHSGWQIIEDRRKEIKLPTLAEAGRPVGYLETAAKLGLGTNAPSKIRVVENFKI
- a CDS encoding D-lyxose/D-mannose family sugar isomerase; the protein is MLTRKEFETAQVRALEYMKKAGVALTDEETKRIEVADFGLSELNSSGLELAVLINNDRYCVKQLALFPRQTCPEHVHPPINGEIGKQETLRCVWGEIFLCVEGESTPNPKAQPPASRKSTYTSWNEIVLKPGQQHTVVPGTLHWFQGGDQGAVAIVFSSTSRDESDVFTDPDIKRATIIED